Proteins found in one Flavobacteriales bacterium genomic segment:
- the rplU gene encoding 50S ribosomal protein L21 produces MYAIVEIAGQQFKVAKDQKVFVHRLAAEEGSEVVFDKVLLTDNDGTVTIGAPAIEGVSVKATVKSHLKGDKVIVFKKKRRKGYKKKNGHRQSLTEIVIDSIG; encoded by the coding sequence ATGTACGCAATTGTAGAGATAGCAGGGCAGCAATTTAAAGTTGCCAAAGACCAAAAGGTTTTCGTACACCGTTTGGCAGCAGAAGAAGGATCGGAAGTAGTTTTCGATAAAGTTCTTCTAACTGACAACGACGGTACGGTAACTATTGGCGCCCCAGCTATAGAAGGTGTTTCAGTAAAAGCTACTGTAAAAAGTCACCTGAAGGGAGATAAAGTAATCGTTTTCAAGAAGAAAAGAAGAAAAGGTTACAAGAAGAAGAATGGTCACCGTCAATCACTTACGGAAATCGTAATTGACTCAATTGGCTAA
- a CDS encoding PorT family protein, whose amino-acid sequence MNKHIFLLAFLFFFIQEGMSQSFRGGITLGFSATQVDGDKLGGYNRPTFKAGGLLEYKRRSRRKKGTFGLEINIQGKGSNTAIDVPVEAEQKIRLYYADFLPYYKYKFNKNFYVKGGVVISYLLKGDLKLGGFAFEMQEDKFDRISTDLNLGVGIKIQKNFFLQIEGQTSLLPFANIQKETNLFNSKGLRHSILTFGIVILFD is encoded by the coding sequence ATGAATAAACATATTTTTCTCTTGGCATTCTTATTTTTCTTTATCCAAGAAGGAATGTCTCAATCCTTCCGTGGAGGAATTACCTTAGGTTTTTCTGCAACACAAGTAGATGGAGATAAATTAGGAGGCTATAACAGACCTACTTTTAAAGCAGGTGGACTCTTGGAATACAAAAGGCGTAGCAGAAGAAAAAAAGGAACTTTTGGACTCGAAATCAACATCCAAGGAAAAGGATCTAATACCGCTATTGATGTTCCCGTGGAAGCTGAACAAAAAATTAGACTATACTATGCCGATTTTCTTCCTTATTATAAATATAAATTCAACAAGAACTTTTATGTAAAAGGAGGAGTCGTTATTTCTTATCTCTTAAAAGGCGACCTTAAACTAGGTGGTTTTGCTTTTGAAATGCAAGAAGATAAATTTGACAGAATCTCCACAGACTTAAATCTAGGGGTGGGAATTAAGATACAAAAGAACTTTTTTCTTCAAATTGAAGGACAAACTTCTCTCCTTCCCTTTGCTAATATCCAAAAAGAGACTAACTTGTTCAACTCAAAAGGACTTCGTCACAGTATCCTTACTTTTGGAATTGTGATTTTGTTCGATTAA
- a CDS encoding MBOAT family protein, which yields MLFNSLDFLIFFPIVFLLYWFVFKKNLQAQNTLVLVASYVFYGWWDWRFLSLIIISSIADFLIGQQIEKQEKESKRKSWLLLSMTINLGLLLYFKYFNFFVDSFIESMDLLGLNLNWSLAKIILPVGISFYTFQTMSYTIDIYRRELKANKNIIEFFAFVSFFPQLVAGPIERASDLLPQFTVPRQFSYQKSVDGLRQILYGFFKKVVIADNIATQVDYIYANYETMSSLDLGLGAIFFTIQIYCDFSGYSDIAIGTAKLFGFELRMNFNFPLYSANMTEFWRRWHMSLSNWIKDYLFTPLAIYFRNYEKKGIALALALAFTINGFWHGAAWTFLVWGILHGAVLSFESLTKKRRKKIKKKINPKLYLHTSVLLTFAYWTFSLILFRANSMTQAWGYISRMFSFQDFSLFRVLFLAYLALVVVFVWIERLQRNKNHVLSIDHLPIWIRYGIYYFLILSVIFLGNHQNQSFIYFQF from the coding sequence ATGCTATTTAACTCACTTGATTTTTTAATATTCTTCCCAATAGTTTTTTTACTGTATTGGTTTGTTTTTAAAAAGAATTTACAAGCCCAAAACACATTAGTTTTGGTTGCTAGCTATGTTTTCTACGGTTGGTGGGATTGGCGATTCCTTAGCTTAATAATCATCAGCTCGATTGCCGATTTCCTTATAGGGCAACAAATAGAAAAACAAGAAAAAGAATCTAAAAGAAAATCTTGGTTACTCCTTTCCATGACCATTAATTTGGGGCTACTTCTGTACTTCAAATATTTTAATTTCTTTGTAGATTCCTTTATTGAGTCTATGGATCTCCTTGGCTTAAATCTCAACTGGAGTTTAGCAAAAATCATTCTTCCTGTTGGAATCAGTTTCTATACATTCCAAACAATGAGTTATACCATTGATATTTATAGAAGAGAGCTTAAAGCCAACAAAAACATTATTGAATTCTTCGCATTTGTTAGCTTCTTTCCACAGCTGGTGGCAGGGCCCATAGAAAGAGCCTCAGATTTATTGCCACAATTCACTGTCCCGAGACAATTCTCTTATCAAAAATCTGTTGATGGACTTAGACAAATTCTCTATGGTTTTTTCAAAAAAGTAGTAATCGCAGATAATATCGCTACCCAAGTAGATTATATTTATGCCAATTATGAAACCATGAGTTCCTTAGACTTAGGCTTGGGCGCTATTTTTTTCACCATCCAAATTTATTGTGACTTTTCAGGATATTCTGATATTGCCATAGGTACCGCAAAATTATTTGGTTTTGAACTTAGAATGAATTTCAATTTCCCGCTCTATTCAGCAAATATGACGGAATTTTGGAGGCGTTGGCATATGTCCTTATCAAACTGGATAAAAGATTATCTCTTTACTCCATTAGCCATTTATTTTAGAAACTATGAGAAAAAAGGAATCGCATTAGCTCTTGCATTAGCCTTTACAATCAATGGTTTTTGGCATGGTGCCGCTTGGACATTTTTGGTTTGGGGTATTCTCCATGGTGCAGTTTTGAGTTTTGAAAGCTTGACAAAAAAACGTCGTAAAAAAATTAAAAAGAAAATAAATCCTAAACTTTATCTACACACCAGTGTTCTACTCACATTTGCCTACTGGACGTTTTCCCTAATCCTTTTTAGAGCCAATTCCATGACGCAAGCTTGGGGGTATATTTCTAGGATGTTTAGTTTCCAAGATTTTAGCTTATTTAGAGTTTTATTTTTGGCTTATCTTGCCCTAGTAGTGGTTTTTGTGTGGATAGAACGATTACAAAGAAATAAAAATCATGTATTAAGCATTGATCATTTACCTATTTGGATTCGCTATGGAATTTATTATTTCCTCATTTTGAGTGTGATTTTCTTAGGAAATCATCAAAATCAATCTTTTATTTATTTCCAATTTTAA
- a CDS encoding gliding motility-associated C-terminal domain-containing protein: MTNKILAFSFIFFFFSYTNIQAQINISGTVLNNNNCGNGPTGKIDITVSGGVSPYTYVWSNGKSTEDIDSLSAGFYGVNVTDQNGATGVLGFQVVDVPGMSLTDQSVYPSCAGQLGEGVVSVSGGNPPYTFQWSNGDLDSTAENLAIGNYKVWVTDATGCKDSLSISITNNPALQVYPIPTHALCHSDSGKINLFITGGTGNYQIDWDGIDSTAVPPGNHTVKVTDNSGCEKQINYTINSQPEIIASVNTQIIDCDTNLYAVTANVSGGNPPYTFNWTLSDTNAATAGNYELSITDASSCQKIVPFVIDTGSAINIQYNYTPINCSSTTTNVTISIAGGNAPYQIIWSDSTKNTFTNEVQLSENNSVTVIDSRNCEKTVPIEIIPVENIQIAFNLVEPTCGDANGAIGYQISGGTTNNYTVKINETEVFGNNYINVDSGIYKFEVTEPGGCSFDTIITYENNGGVYLITHEMTHNTCASDSKGSISTKFYSDSDISFKWSNGDSTSSLKNLAGGAYELTVTDEYGCTWDSIFIVEKGTQILASSTIFFDPCVDDEGYIKVFPSGGTPPYDFKWQDEETEQQLTITETGYYEVMITDSNGCSGTFNFYAEGNEIGGNTCFKIPTGFSPNGDGINDQFEIVGNHLFQESTLRIFDRWGKLIYEKYNYQGDWDGTIDGSPAEAGSYIYIYETNNQKNDIFKGTISIKR; encoded by the coding sequence ATGACGAATAAAATACTGGCTTTTAGCTTTATCTTTTTCTTCTTTTCATATACAAATATTCAGGCTCAGATAAATATATCTGGAACAGTACTCAACAATAACAACTGTGGAAATGGGCCAACTGGAAAAATAGACATTACGGTTTCTGGTGGAGTAAGCCCCTATACCTATGTATGGTCCAACGGTAAAAGCACCGAAGACATTGACAGTTTATCTGCTGGATTCTATGGTGTTAATGTTACCGATCAAAATGGTGCAACAGGAGTCTTAGGTTTTCAAGTAGTTGATGTCCCAGGAATGAGCCTTACAGATCAAAGTGTTTACCCTAGCTGTGCAGGACAACTAGGAGAAGGTGTAGTAAGTGTTTCTGGAGGAAATCCTCCTTATACATTTCAATGGTCCAATGGAGACTTAGATAGCACCGCTGAAAATCTTGCCATTGGAAATTACAAAGTTTGGGTAACCGATGCCACAGGATGCAAAGACTCTTTGAGTATTTCGATAACCAATAACCCTGCTCTTCAGGTGTACCCCATTCCTACCCATGCACTCTGCCATTCAGACTCTGGTAAAATCAATCTTTTTATCACAGGAGGAACAGGTAATTATCAAATAGACTGGGATGGTATTGATTCCACAGCAGTGCCTCCTGGAAATCATACTGTAAAAGTTACTGACAATAGTGGATGTGAAAAACAAATTAATTACACCATTAACAGTCAGCCAGAAATAATTGCCTCAGTGAATACACAAATTATTGATTGCGACACCAATCTTTATGCTGTAACAGCTAATGTATCTGGTGGAAATCCGCCCTATACTTTTAACTGGACTTTGAGTGATACGAATGCAGCCACAGCCGGAAATTATGAATTAAGCATTACGGATGCTTCTTCTTGTCAAAAAATTGTTCCATTTGTAATTGATACAGGATCTGCAATAAATATTCAATACAACTACACGCCTATCAACTGCTCTAGTACTACCACAAATGTTACTATTTCCATAGCTGGAGGAAACGCCCCTTATCAAATCATCTGGTCTGATAGCACCAAAAACACCTTCACCAATGAAGTCCAACTAAGTGAAAACAATAGTGTAACCGTAATTGACTCTAGAAACTGTGAGAAAACAGTTCCTATCGAAATTATCCCCGTAGAAAATATTCAAATTGCTTTTAACTTAGTTGAACCAACTTGTGGTGATGCCAATGGTGCTATTGGATATCAAATAAGCGGAGGAACCACAAATAACTACACAGTAAAAATCAATGAAACAGAGGTTTTTGGAAACAACTATATTAATGTGGATTCAGGAATCTATAAATTTGAAGTAACAGAACCTGGAGGATGTTCTTTTGACACAATAATTACCTATGAAAACAATGGTGGTGTGTATCTTATCACTCACGAAATGACCCATAATACTTGTGCTTCAGACTCAAAAGGGAGCATCAGTACAAAATTCTATAGCGACTCTGATATCTCTTTCAAATGGTCTAATGGAGACTCTACAAGCTCTTTGAAGAACTTAGCAGGTGGGGCTTATGAACTCACTGTAACCGATGAGTATGGATGTACCTGGGATTCTATTTTTATTGTTGAAAAAGGGACTCAAATACTCGCCAGTTCTACCATTTTCTTTGACCCTTGTGTAGATGATGAAGGATATATAAAAGTTTTCCCAAGTGGTGGAACACCTCCTTATGATTTTAAATGGCAAGATGAAGAAACAGAACAGCAATTAACCATTACAGAAACGGGTTATTACGAAGTAATGATAACAGACTCTAATGGATGTAGCGGAACCTTTAATTTTTATGCCGAGGGGAATGAAATTGGAGGAAATACCTGTTTTAAAATCCCTACAGGCTTCTCTCCCAATGGAGATGGAATTAATGATCAATTTGAGATCGTAGGAAATCACCTTTTCCAAGAATCAACTTTAAGAATCTTTGATCGATGGGGAAAACTGATTTATGAGAAATATAACTACCAAGGAGATTGGGATGGTACAATAGATGGATCACCTGCAGAAGCTGGGAGTTATATCTATATTTATGAAACCAACAATCAAAAAAACGATATTTTTAAAGGAACAATAAGCATCAAAAGATAG
- a CDS encoding PorP/SprF family type IX secretion system membrane protein — protein MKKFSTTLLILFSIFWKIEAQQSSVFESYNNDQTIISPSNAGIYDHMQIGISYRSQWAGLEIDKPQGITASINTAISDNGGLGIFVNNSSFGVLKQTSFELAYAYRLPINIDYNLSFGMGPKVKFLSYDDSKIITIDPNDPTFSNTEQTSMVLDARLGVSLYSDNTLLSLSVDDAIENKLNINNKDKGRNKSERVINLYGHFRLQPKTNENLAFEPSFLLSSTDFGHYKATIGLDIVYQDLIYVGGMLRVQDAFGFRAGIRAKELIIGYQYEFGTSDLADYYKGNHEFFIGARIFNDKSSQNNRWYDRHKKESWLSKAILFKKKGKIQKDKKVKEKEDKPKSKAKKGGKKPKSKAKNRAKSNSRKYKPKKRLRTL, from the coding sequence ATGAAAAAGTTTAGTACAACCCTTCTTATTCTATTCTCTATCTTTTGGAAAATAGAAGCACAACAAAGCTCAGTATTTGAGTCCTATAACAACGACCAAACGATTATTAGCCCATCAAATGCGGGAATCTATGATCATATGCAGATAGGAATTTCCTATAGAAGTCAATGGGCAGGTTTAGAGATAGACAAACCACAAGGAATTACAGCATCCATTAATACAGCAATAAGCGACAATGGTGGTCTTGGTATTTTTGTAAACAACAGTAGTTTTGGTGTTCTTAAACAAACCAGTTTTGAACTCGCTTACGCCTATAGATTACCAATAAATATAGACTACAACCTATCTTTCGGGATGGGACCAAAAGTGAAATTCCTCAGCTATGATGACAGTAAAATCATCACTATTGACCCAAATGACCCTACATTTAGCAATACCGAGCAAACTTCCATGGTGTTGGATGCGCGTTTAGGAGTTTCTTTATACAGCGATAATACCTTACTTTCTCTTTCTGTAGATGACGCGATAGAAAATAAACTCAATATCAACAACAAAGACAAAGGGCGTAACAAATCTGAAAGAGTTATTAACCTCTACGGACACTTTAGGCTACAACCCAAAACCAACGAAAACTTAGCTTTTGAACCGTCATTTCTATTGAGCTCCACAGATTTTGGACATTATAAAGCAACCATTGGTCTTGATATTGTTTATCAAGATTTGATTTATGTTGGAGGTATGCTACGAGTTCAAGATGCCTTTGGATTTAGAGCAGGAATACGAGCAAAAGAATTGATCATTGGTTATCAATATGAATTTGGAACTTCAGATCTTGCAGATTACTACAAAGGAAATCACGAATTCTTTATTGGAGCGAGAATTTTTAATGACAAATCGAGCCAGAATAACAGATGGTATGATCGTCATAAAAAAGAAAGTTGGTTATCCAAAGCTATTTTGTTTAAAAAGAAAGGGAAAATTCAAAAAGACAAAAAGGTAAAAGAAAAGGAAGACAAACCAAAAAGCAAAGCTAAAAAAGGTGGGAAAAAACCAAAAAGCAAAGCTAAAAATAGAGCCAAAAGTAATAGCCGAAAATACAAGCCCAAAAAACGTTTGAGAACGCTATAA
- the rpmA gene encoding 50S ribosomal protein L27, with amino-acid sequence MAHKKGVGSSKNGRESESKRLGVKIFGGQAAIAGNIIVRQRGTKHYPGENVGMGKDHTLFALTDGVVKFQKKRNNKSYVSIVNAEA; translated from the coding sequence ATGGCTCATAAGAAAGGAGTTGGTAGTTCGAAAAACGGACGTGAATCAGAAAGTAAACGACTTGGAGTAAAAATCTTTGGAGGACAAGCTGCCATAGCGGGAAATATCATCGTAAGACAGCGTGGAACAAAGCACTATCCAGGTGAAAACGTTGGAATGGGTAAAGACCACACTTTGTTTGCATTGACAGACGGAGTAGTAAAATTCCAAAAGAAAAGAAACAATAAATCTTATGTATCTATCGTAAATGCTGAGGCATAA
- a CDS encoding SDR family oxidoreductase encodes MNILVTGGASGLGASISKILAKNPENKIYFTYASSQVKAFEICKQFDNMEALFCDFSEAQSLHDFLTKLGEMDIDILINNALTGYEMKHFHKLPSHTFVNSFVQNVQSTVMITQELLKHFKKKKNGRIITVLTSYLINKPPVGLSEYVANKAYLHSMVKSWATEFAKYGIASNAISPSFMQTNLTSDTDERIIEGMEMNHPLKTLLTTDEVAEAVEFLTRVTPHYNGQNLVINGSENI; translated from the coding sequence ATGAACATTTTAGTTACAGGAGGTGCATCAGGTTTGGGAGCATCAATAAGCAAGATCTTGGCAAAAAACCCAGAAAACAAAATTTATTTTACTTATGCCAGTTCTCAAGTAAAAGCGTTTGAAATTTGCAAACAGTTTGACAATATGGAAGCTTTGTTTTGCGATTTCTCGGAAGCACAAAGTCTTCATGATTTTTTAACGAAATTGGGTGAAATGGATATTGATATCCTTATCAATAACGCACTTACAGGATATGAAATGAAACATTTTCATAAACTCCCAAGTCATACTTTTGTCAATTCTTTTGTGCAAAATGTGCAATCCACAGTGATGATTACTCAAGAGCTTCTCAAGCATTTTAAGAAGAAAAAAAATGGAAGAATTATTACGGTTCTTACCTCATATTTGATTAATAAACCACCTGTTGGACTATCAGAATATGTGGCAAACAAGGCTTATCTTCATTCTATGGTGAAATCTTGGGCTACAGAGTTTGCTAAATATGGAATAGCTTCCAATGCTATTTCTCCTTCGTTTATGCAGACGAATCTTACATCAGATACTGATGAAAGAATTATTGAAGGAATGGAAATGAATCATCCACTAAAAACACTTTTAACTACCGATGAAGTAGCCGAAGCTGTGGAGTTTCTTACTCGTGTTACCCCGCATTACAATGGGCAAAATTTGGTCATAAACGGAAGCGAGAATATCTAG
- a CDS encoding CotH kinase family protein, with protein sequence MKIYLLLLGIIHSITCFSQTLSISVPEDEFGIDETHFLIISRIQDIEDYQNLVNYNEVLITFGDNNYKFITNPDSLTYSNSYIIKPINSSNQYTLYFTQLPIVLINADVPIVDEPKVLATLTYTNDEQTVSSSIGIELRGGSSQAFPKKTYDIEFWEDQTGDDNKNMKFGELRKDDDWILDALYNEPLRLRNYTASKLWKQLHTPHYTEDEEDAKSGADAMYVEMFLNGQYNGLYNLSEQVDRKQLKLKKFNGSMRGELYKGIDWGGATTFSSLPSFDNNNRTWGGYSFKYPDSDEITDWNNLYQFTDFVMNSSESDFANSIWSKFDKDNFIDYFLFLNLIRATDNIGKNIYVGKYKSSSPYFFTPWDLDGCFGTIWDGTYKNITNDILANGFMDRIIDENPNNSFVNTATKWFEYRNNIFALDSLSNSITKQYNFLRDHKIYERESLVYSNYPFDNQSYTYTLNWLENRLAYLDLYFGNVLSVKQVTTPNKLSIYPNPATSKIYINSDGQLYDKNYKIFSNLGQLVSKGTIKNEQIKIDKLDKGIYYIAIDGASFKLIKK encoded by the coding sequence ATGAAAATATACTTACTCTTATTAGGAATCATCCATTCAATCACTTGTTTCTCGCAAACATTAAGCATTTCTGTACCAGAAGATGAATTTGGGATAGATGAAACACATTTTTTAATTATATCACGAATTCAAGACATTGAGGATTATCAAAATCTGGTAAATTACAATGAAGTCCTAATTACTTTTGGAGACAATAATTATAAATTCATTACAAACCCAGATAGTCTGACCTATTCAAATTCCTATATCATTAAACCTATAAACTCTTCAAATCAGTACACGCTCTATTTTACGCAGCTTCCTATTGTTTTAATAAATGCAGATGTACCAATAGTAGATGAACCCAAGGTGTTAGCTACTTTAACATACACAAATGATGAGCAAACAGTTAGCTCAAGTATCGGAATTGAATTAAGAGGTGGTAGTTCTCAAGCTTTCCCTAAAAAAACTTATGATATAGAATTTTGGGAAGACCAGACAGGTGATGACAATAAGAATATGAAATTTGGAGAATTACGAAAAGATGATGATTGGATTTTAGATGCACTATACAACGAGCCGCTAAGGCTAAGAAATTATACTGCTAGTAAACTATGGAAACAACTTCACACTCCCCACTATACTGAAGACGAAGAAGATGCCAAATCTGGAGCAGATGCAATGTATGTTGAAATGTTTCTAAATGGGCAATATAATGGACTTTATAACCTTTCTGAACAAGTTGATAGAAAACAACTGAAGCTTAAAAAATTTAATGGGAGTATGAGAGGAGAGTTATATAAAGGGATTGATTGGGGAGGTGCAACCACTTTTTCTAGTTTGCCTTCTTTCGATAACAACAATAGAACCTGGGGTGGTTATAGCTTTAAATATCCTGATAGCGATGAAATAACTGACTGGAACAATCTGTATCAATTTACTGATTTTGTGATGAATTCATCAGAATCTGACTTTGCAAATAGCATTTGGTCAAAATTTGATAAAGATAACTTTATCGACTATTTTCTATTCCTCAACTTAATTCGAGCAACAGATAATATTGGAAAAAATATTTATGTAGGAAAATACAAATCCAGTAGCCCTTACTTCTTTACACCTTGGGATTTAGATGGTTGTTTTGGAACAATTTGGGATGGTACATACAAAAATATTACTAACGATATTTTAGCCAATGGATTTATGGATAGAATCATTGATGAAAACCCAAATAATTCATTTGTTAACACAGCCACAAAATGGTTTGAATACAGAAATAACATCTTCGCTCTAGACTCTTTATCTAATTCTATTACAAAACAATACAATTTCTTGCGAGACCATAAAATTTATGAAAGAGAATCATTGGTTTATTCAAATTATCCATTCGACAATCAAAGCTATACATACACCCTGAATTGGTTAGAAAATAGGTTGGCATATTTAGATCTTTATTTTGGAAATGTACTTTCTGTTAAGCAGGTTACGACACCAAATAAGTTAAGCATCTATCCTAATCCTGCAACAAGTAAAATTTACATAAATTCAGATGGACAACTCTATGATAAAAACTATAAAATATTTAGTAATCTAGGACAATTAGTGAGTAAAGGAACTATTAAAAATGAGCAAATAAAAATAGACAAGCTAGACAAAGGAATCTATTATATCGCTATTGATGGCGCATCTTTTAAACTCATTAAAAAATAA
- a CDS encoding tetratricopeptide repeat protein, protein MELEIANSFYINGEFEKAIKYFNKTIEKDPLNSEAFEGRGLCYFSMLNIENAISDFDKAVENDPNNHSAFHNRGLIYLEKNEFEKAKINIRKAIEIHGENIEYISNYAYVNLMIKNYDDVIKYAIKILDFDAEDPYGLEYIATAYLELGEYKEAIKFFNRLVKQDTQNGYLYNNIGYALSKSGNYQEAISYFNHAIELQPEFAYSYNNRGFCLYKLGETERGQEDIDKALNIDPSNSYAYKNRGIIFMEMGDFKKAIEHFELASELGYKEKFDDEIELLMKKIKMDYNGI, encoded by the coding sequence ATGGAGTTAGAAATCGCAAATAGCTTTTATATAAACGGAGAGTTTGAGAAGGCAATTAAATATTTCAATAAAACTATTGAAAAAGACCCTTTAAACTCAGAAGCATTTGAAGGTCGAGGATTATGTTATTTTTCGATGCTAAATATTGAGAATGCTATTTCTGATTTTGATAAAGCAGTTGAAAACGACCCCAATAATCATAGTGCTTTTCATAATAGAGGATTAATCTATCTTGAAAAAAATGAATTTGAGAAGGCTAAAATCAATATTCGAAAAGCTATTGAGATCCATGGCGAAAATATCGAGTACATTTCAAATTATGCTTATGTAAACTTGATGATTAAAAATTATGATGATGTAATAAAATATGCAATAAAGATTCTTGATTTTGATGCAGAAGATCCTTATGGTTTAGAATATATTGCAACTGCATACTTAGAATTGGGAGAATACAAAGAAGCCATCAAATTTTTTAATAGATTAGTAAAACAAGACACTCAGAATGGATATTTGTACAATAATATAGGGTACGCATTATCAAAAAGCGGAAATTATCAAGAAGCAATTTCCTATTTTAATCATGCTATTGAATTACAACCCGAATTTGCATATTCATATAACAATAGGGGATTTTGTTTATACAAATTAGGAGAAACTGAAAGAGGGCAAGAAGATATAGATAAGGCACTGAATATTGACCCTTCGAATTCGTATGCTTATAAAAATAGAGGAATTATATTCATGGAAATGGGAGATTTTAAAAAAGCAATAGAGCATTTTGAATTAGCTTCTGAATTGGGTTATAAAGAAAAATTTGATGACGAAATTGAGCTATTAATGAAAAAAATAAAAATGGACTACAATGGGATATGA
- a CDS encoding MaoC/PaaZ C-terminal domain-containing protein encodes MEIGDKFQMTYEVTEAVYQGFLGAFKDQNPLHTQLAFAKEKGFPKVVMHGNILNGFLSHFIGEGLPTKDVIIHAQEINFLKPVFLEDTVVLEAQVKEKIEAVQAIVFKFTFRNQEGVKVARGRIQIGII; translated from the coding sequence ATGGAAATAGGAGATAAGTTTCAAATGACTTATGAGGTGACTGAAGCCGTTTATCAAGGTTTTTTAGGGGCATTTAAGGATCAGAACCCTTTGCATACTCAGCTAGCGTTTGCTAAAGAAAAAGGATTCCCTAAAGTGGTCATGCATGGGAATATTCTCAATGGTTTTTTATCGCATTTTATTGGGGAAGGATTACCGACAAAGGATGTCATTATTCATGCTCAAGAAATTAATTTTTTAAAACCTGTTTTTTTAGAAGATACGGTGGTGTTGGAAGCTCAAGTAAAAGAAAAAATAGAAGCTGTTCAAGCCATTGTATTTAAGTTTACATTTAGAAACCAAGAAGGGGTAAAAGTTGCCCGAGGAAGAATCCAAATAGGAATAATATGA